The sequence below is a genomic window from Ottowia sp. SB7-C50.
ACCATCACGCTGGCCGAACGGGGCGACGACGGCGGCTTGCACTACCGCGCCATCAACAGCTGCATCCGCCTGGCGCACAGCGCGCACGGCATGGCCGTTTTCACCGCTGACGACATCGCACCCGATGCCGCCACCCTGCACCCGGCGCAGCGGGCGATGGTCGAGTGCCATGGCTCGCAGTGCGGCTTCTGCACGCCGGGTTTCGTGATGAGCCTGTTCACCTTGCACCAGCACCACGGCGGCCAGCCGGTGTCGCGCGACCAGGCGCTGCACGCGCTGTCGGGCAACCTGTGCCGCTGCACGGGCTACCGCGCCATTCTGGATGCCGCGCAGACCATGCACCACTGGCCGAACGCGCCCGTCGACGAAGCAGCGTTGCTTCAAAAACTGGAGCAGCTTGCGCACGCTGGACCAGCGCCAGCGGCCGATTCCATGCCGAATCCTGACGCCGCCTTCTACGCCCGCCCCGCCACGCTGGCCGATCTGCTGGCGTGGCGCGCGGCGCACCCGCAGGCCCTGCTGGCGGCGGGCACCACCGACGTCGGGCTGTGGATCACCAAGCAGCACCGGCGCTATGCGCAGATCATCGACGTCACGCGCGTGGCCGAGCTGCGGCGCCTGGAGCGCACAGAGGGCGCATTGCGAATCGGCGCGGCCGTGCCGCTGACCGACGCGTTTGACGCGCTGGCGCAAGACCGCCCGCGGCTGGCGCCCTTCTTTGACCGCTTTGCCGGCTTGCCGGTGCGCGCCAGCGGCACGTTGGGTGGCAACGTCGCCAACGGCTCGCCCATTGGCGACAGCATGCCGCTGCTGATCGCGCTGGGCGCCACGCTGGTGCTGGCCGGACCGCAGGGTGAGCGCCGCATGGGCTTGGAAGACTTTTACCTGGCGTATCGCAAGACGGCGCTGGCGCCTGACGAAGTGCTGGCGTGCATCGAGGTGCCGCTGCCCGCCGCCAACGAGTGGCTCAGCGCCGACAAGATCAGCAAGCGCTTCGAGGATGACATCTCCGCCGTCTGCCTGGCGGTGGCGCTGCAGATCGACGGCGGCGTGATCCGCGCCGCGCGCGTTGGCGCGGGTGGCGTGGCGGCGGTGCCGGCGCGCGCCGTGCAGACCGAAGCCGCGCTGGTCGGCCAGCCGGCCCGCCAGGCCACCTTTGACGCGGCCTGCGCGGTGTTGCAGGCCGAATTCCAACCCATCAGCGACATGCGCGCCTCGCAGGCCTATCGGCGCGCCGTGCTGGGCAACCTGCTGCGCCGCGCCTGGGCGCAGTCGCAGCCCGGCGCGCTGCGCCTGGGCGAACTGGCCCCGGAGACACTGCCATGACCACCCACCGACCCATGCCGCTGCCGGGCCAGGAGCCGCCCGTGCGCGACCCCGACCCGTTTGCGCCGCCCGCGCCCGCCGAAGACCCGGGCGCCCCGCCGCTGCCGCGCCGCGACCCGGGCGACGCGCCACCCGTGCAAGACCCCGAGCCCACGCCATGAGCGATTCGCCGTTTCACAGCGCCCCGTATGCCGCCCGGTCGGCGGACGCGCCGGTCAGCCGCGACGCTGGCAGCAGCGGCGTGCCGTCCAGCGCGCCCGAGGACGTGGGCGCGCGCGCGGGACCGGCCGCGCCCGCGGCGCCGGCCGTGGGCGACGCGCCGAGCTGCGGCACGTCGCCCCCGCACGAAAGCGCGCGCGCGCAGGTGCAGGGCCTGGCGCCCTATGTGGACGATGTGCCGGAGCCGCGCGGCACGCTGCACGCCGCGCCCATCCTGTCGCCCGTGGCGCACGGCCGGCTGTTGGGTATGGATGCGTCGGATGCGCTGGCTCGGCCTGGGGTTCGCGCTATTGTTTTGGCAGCAGACATTCCGGGCGACCCGGTGCTGGCCACCTTCGTGCACGACGAGGCCATCTTTGCGCGCGACGTCGTGCAGCACGTCGGCCAGGTCGTGGGGCTGATCGTGGCCGACACGGTGCAGGCCGCGCGCCACGCGGCGCGCGCGGTCAAGCTCGACATCGCCCCACTGCCCGCGGTGCTGACCATCGAGCAGGCCATGGCCGTGCAAAGCTTCGTGCTGCCGCCCGTCACGGTGGCGCGCGGCGATGCGCCGGCCGCGCTGGCGCAGTCCGCGCATCGGCTGCAAGGGCGCTTCGCCGTCGGCGGGCAGGAGCACTTCTATCTGGAAGGGCAGATCGCCCTGGCCGTGCCGCGCGAACAGGACCAGTGGCACATCCTCAGCAGCACGCAGCACCCCGGCGAAGTGCAGCACTGGGTGGCGCATGCGCTCGGCATCGACAACCACCGGGTCAGCGTCGAATGCCGGCGCATGGGCGGCGGCTTTGGCGGCAAGGAGACGCAGGCCGGTCACATGGCGGTATGGGCGGCGCTGGCCGCGCGCAAGACGGGCGCGCCGGTCAAGCTGCGGCTCGACCGCGACGACGACTTCATGATCACCGGCAAGCGGCACCCGTTCGCCTACGACTACGACGTCGGTTTTGACGACCAGGGCCGCATCACCGGCCTGGCGCTGGACATGATGGCCAACTGCGGCTTCAGCGCCGACCTGAGCGGGCCGGTGGCCGACCGCGCGGTGTTCCACGCCGACAACGCCTACTACCTGGGCGACGTAGTGATCCGCAGCTTCCGCTGCAAGACCAATCTGCAAAGCCACACGGCGTTTCGCGGCTTCGGCGGGCCGCAGGGCGTGATCGCCATCGAGACCATCCTGGGCGACATCGCGCGCACGCTGGGCAAGGACGCGCTGGACGTGCGCTTGGCCAACCTGTACGGCCCGCGCGGCGCCACCGAGCGCTGCACCACGCATTACCAGATGCGGGTGGACGACAACATCCTGCACGAGCTGCTACCAGAATTGGAGCGCTTGGCCAAGTACCGGCAGCGCCAGCAGGCCATCGATGCCTGGAACGCCCGCCAGCCGCACCTCAAGCGCGGCATGGCCATCACGCCGGTCAAGTTCGGCATCAGCTTCACCGCCACGCTGTTCAACCAGGCCGGCGCGCTGGTGCACGTCTACACCGACGGCAGCGTGCAGGTGAACCACGGCGGCACCGAAATGGGCCAGGGCCTGCACACCAAGGTGGCGCAGGTGGTGGCCGACGAACTGGGCGTGCCCCTGGCGCGCGTGCTGGTCACCGCCAGTGCCACCGACAAGGTACCCAACGCCAGCGCCACCGCGGCATCGAGCGGCACCGACCTGAACGGCAAGGCCGCACAAGCCGCCGCGCGCACCGTGCGCGACAACCTGGCCGCCTTCGTCTGCGGGCTGGATGGCTGCGGCGCAGGCGCGGTCGAATTCCGCGGCGGAAAGATCGTCACGCCCAAGGCCGAACGCGCCTTTGCCGACGTGGTGAAAGCCGCCTATGCCAACCGCATCCAGCTGTGGAGCGACGGCTTCTACCGCACGCCCAAGATTCACTACGACAAGACCACGCTCACCGGCCGGCCGTTCTTCTACTTTGCCTATGGCGCCGCTTGCAGCGAAGTCGCCATCGACACGCTGACGGGCGAATACCGCGTGCTGGCCGTGGACATCCTGCACGACGTCGGCCGCAGCATCAACCCGGCCATCGACGTCGGCCAGATCGAAGGCGGCTTTGTGCAGGGCGCGGGCTGGCTGACAACCGAAGAACTGGTCTGGAACGAGCAGGGCGCGCTGACCACCAAGGCGCCCAGCACGTACAAGATCCCCGCCGCCGGCGACGTGCCGCCGCACTTTGCCGTGCACCTGTGGCCCGAAGCCAACGCCGAAGACACCGTGTTCCGCAGCAAGGCCTTGGGCGAGCCGCCCTTCATGCTCGCCATCAGCGTCTGGGAAGCCATGCGCCAGGCCGTGGCCGCCGCCCGCGCCGACGGCAAGCCGGTGCAGATGGACGCCCCGGCCACGCCGGAACGCGTGCTGCGCGCGGTCAGCGGCGCCTGGTGATCAGACAAAAAAAGGCCCTGAGCGGCGCATCGCCGTTCAGGGCCTTCGGTATGGTGGTGGTAGGTGGAATCGAACCACCGACCTTGGGGTTATGAATCCCACGCTCTAACCGACTGAGCTATACCACCGACAACCGCGCATTATAGGCCAATCGCGGCGACCGGCGGTGCGGTTTTTTTGCCTTTACTGGTTCTTGAACACCGCCGCGCGCTTGTTGACGAAGGCGTCCATGCCTTCCTTCTGGTCGGCGGTGGCGAACAGCGCGTGGAACAGGCGGCGCTCGAACATCACGCCGTCGGCCAGCGTGCCTTCAAAGGCCTTGTTGACGCATTCCTTGGCCGCCATCACGGCCATGCGGCCATAGCCGCTGATCATCAGCGCGGCGCCCAGCGCTTCGTCCATCAGCTTGTCGAGCGGCACCACGCGGCTGACCAGGCCGGCGCGCTCGGCCTCGGTGGCGTCCATCATGCGGCCCGTCAGGGCCAGGTCCATGGCCTTGGATTTGCCCACCGCACGCGGCAGGCGCTGCGTGCCGCCGGCCCCGGGGATGATGCCCAGCTTGATCTCCGGCTGGCCGAATTTGGCGTTGTCGGCGGCAATGATGAAGTCGCACATCATCGCCAGCTCGCAGCCGCCGCCCAGCGCAAAGCCGCTGACGGCGGCAATCACCGGTTTGCGGATGCTGCGGATGGTTTCCCAGTCGCGCGTGATGTAGTCATCGCGGTAGACGTCGGCGAAGGTGTAGGTCGCCATGGCACCGATGTCGGCACCGGCGGCAAAGGCTTTTTCGTTGCCGGTGATGATGATGCAGCCGATGGCGTCGTCGGCGTCGAAGGCCTTCAACGCCTGGCCCAGTTCCACCATCAGCGCCGGGCTGAGGGCGTTGAGCTGCTTGGGCCGGTTGAGCGTGATGACGCCGACCTTGTCGCCCTCGGTGCGGGTGGTGATGAATTCATAGGCCATGGGGTTCTCCTTGTGTGATGAATGCGCTTTCGCTGGCACTATAACCAGCCGGCACGACGCGACGAAGTTAACCGACCGTCGGGTCGGTTAATGGTAAATTGCCGCTTGAGGAGACAAGAAACCATGAACACCCCCGCACCCGGCGCTGCCGCCGAGCCTGCTGTCCTGTTCGCGCGTGAAGGCGCCACCGCCGTCCTGACGCTGAACCGTCCCGCTTCGCTGAACAGCTTCACGCGCCAGATGCACCACGACCTGTGGGCCGCGCTCGATCAGGTCGAAGCCGACAAGTCCATCCGCGCGCTGGTGCTGACGGGCGCGGGCCGCGCCTTCTGCGCCGGTGCCGATCTGTCCGAATTCGACTTCGCTGCCGGCGACGACATCATGTTCCGCGCCGATCCCGGCCCGGTGATCGACCAGGCCTTCAACCCGACCACGCGCCGCCTGATGGCCGTGCGCGTGCCCACGGTGTGCGCCGTCAACGGCGTGGCGGCGGGCGCCGGCGCGTCGGTGGCCATGGCGTGCGACATCGCCATCGCCGCGCCGGGCGCCAGCTTCATCCAGGCCTTCAGCAAGATCGGCCTGGTGCCCGACTCCGGCGGCACCTGGCTGCTGCCGCAGCGCGTGGGCCTGGCGCGCGCCATGGCGCTGTGCATGACGGGCGACAAGCTCGGCGCTGCCGACGCCAAGGCCATGGGCATGATCTGGGACGTGGCCGACGACGCGGTTGCCGCCGCCAAAGCGATGGCCGAGCGTCTGGCCGCCATGCCGACCAAGGCGCTGGTCGCCACGCGCGCGCTGCTGCGCGGCGCGCACACCCACAGCCTGGACGAGCAGCTCGACCTGGAGCGCGACGTGCAATCGCGCCTGGGCTTCACGCACGACTACATCGAAGGCGTCACCGCCTTTCTGCAAAAGCGCCCCGCGCAGTTCAAGGGCGAATGATCCATGAAGCACCCCCCTGAGTCGCCTTCGGCGCCTTCCCCCTCCAGGGGGACAACGCGGGTGGCCGGGCCAAGCCCGCTCCACCGCGTTCGCTGGCATGGCCTGCTCCGCGGCCGTCTGTTTTTTGGGGTGCTGACATGAGTTCACACCTGACGGACGTGGAAGCACAGCAACTGGCGCGCCGTGTGGGCGAATCGATGTACGCGCTGGACGCGGCATCGAAAGACACGATGGGCATGGAACTGCTGGCCTGCGCGCCCGGCCGCGCCACCATGCGCATGGTGGTCAGGCCCCTGCACCTCAACGGCCACAAAATCTGCCACGGCGGCTTCATCTTCACGCTGGCCGATTCCACCTTTGCCTACGCCTGCAACAGCCGCAACCACAACACCGTGGCCAATGGCTGCAGCATCGAATTTCTGCGCCCGGCGCACGAAGGCGACGTGCTGACCGCCGAAGGCTTCGAGCAGAGCCTGGCCGGCCGGCACGGCATTTACGACATCCGTGTTAGCAACCAGAAGGGCCAGACCGTGGCGCTGTTTCGCGGCAAGAGCACGCAGATCAGCGGCACGGTGATTCCCGCGGACGAACCACCCAAGGAGACCTCATGAGCGCCGCCAGCTTTCCCCTGGAGCCGATCGAGAAAGCCAGCATCGACGAGTTGCGCGCGCTGCAGTTGCAGCGCCTGCAGTGGTCGCTGAAGCACGCCTACGACCACTCGCCCATCTATCGCGCCAAGTTCGACGAAGCGGGCGTGCACCCGGATGACTGCAAGCAGCTCTCCGATCTGGCGAAGTTTCCGTTCACCACCAAGAAGGACCTTCGCGACAGCTACCCCTTCGGCATGTTCGCCGTGCCGCGCGCGCAGTGTGCGCGCATTCATGCCAGCAGCGGCACCACCGGCAAGCCCACGGTGGTCGGCTACACGCTCAAGGACATCGACACCTGGGCCGGTGTGGTGGCGCGCAGCATCCGCGCCAGCGGCGCGCGGCCGGGCGACATGGTGCACATCAGCTATGGCTACGGCCTGTTCACCGGCGGCCTGGGCGCGCATTACGGCGCCGAAAAGCTGGGCCTCACGGTGGTGCCCTTCGGCGGCGGGCAGACTGAAAAGCAGATCCAGCTCATCCAGGACTTCAAGCCCGAGATCATCATGGTCACGCCCAGCTACATGCTGGCCATTGCCGACGAGATCGAGCGCATGGGCATCGACCCGCGTTCCACCAGCCTGCGCACCGGCATCTTTGGCGCCGAGCCGTGGACCAACGAAATGCGCAGCGCCATCGAGCAGCGCATGGGCATCGACGCGGTCGACATCTACGGCCTGTCCGAAGTGATGGGCCCCGGCGTCGCCAACGAATGCGTCGAGACCAAGGACGGCCCGACCATCTGGGAAGACCATTTCTACCCCGAGATCATCGACCCCGACACCGGCGAAGTGTTGCCCGACGGGGCCGAGGGCGAGCTGGTCTTTACCAGCCTGACGAAAGAGGCACTGCCCATCATCCGCTACCGCACGCGCGACCTGACCAGGCTGCTGCCCGGCACCGCGCGCACCATGCGCCGCATGCAGAAGATCACCGGCCGCTCGGACGACATGATGATCATCCGCGGCGTCAACGTGTTCCCCACGCAGATCGAGGAGCTGATCCTCAAGCGGCCCGAACTGTCGCCGCACTACCAGTGCGTGCTGACGCGCGAAGGGCCGATGGACAACCTGAAGGTCGCCATTGAATGTGCTCCGGGCGTCGACCCGGCCGGCATTGCCGCACGCTCGGCGGCCAAGCTGCTGCAGCACGAAATCAAGGTCTACGTCGGCAGCAGCGTCGAGATCGACCTCAAGGGCGAAGGCGGCATCGAGCGCAGCGTCGGCAAGGCGCGGCGCGTGGTGGACCTGCGCAAGAAGTGAGTGCGCGCCAGGCTGCGGGGCGGCTCGTTTCGGTGTCGAATACGGCCCGTGCGCTGTTCTGGTAAGCGTATATAGCTATATAAAATATAGCATCAGCGCTGTTCGATGGAATCCACCAGCAGGTCGATGTAAGTGTCCGGCCCCTGCGTCAGGCGGATGCGCACGGGCAGAAACTGCAGCGTGGGCGCATACCAGATCTCGGCCGAGATGGGCCCGCGCGGCTTGGCCAGCGGGCGCGGCTTCAGGTGCACCGCCTGCACCGCGCCCAGGCTGGGCAGCTGCAGCGTTTCCTCGCCCACCACGTCATAGGTCCATTCGTCCACCCCACCGGGGCGCGCCAGCCAGAAGTTGATCTGCGTGCCGGGCACGGCCTTCAGCTGGCCGGTGGCGAAGCGGTGGCTCAGCTCGACGAACTGGCTGGCGGCGTCCTGCACGGCGTTGGGGCGCGACACGCGCTCGCCGTTGTCCAGCCGCACGTCCTCGCCCAGCCGCACACTGCGGCGCCGCTTGCCCACCTGCTCTTCGTACGCGCCCGGCTGCAGGCCCGTGGGGGTGATCTCGCCCTGGCTGGTCAGGCTCATCGACAGCAGCAGGCCCATGTCGAGCTGCACCGACGTGTGATAGCGCGTGCCCTCGCGCTGCCACAGCACGCGCGCATCGCCGCGCAGTTCGCCGCGGTAGTTGCCGCCCAGCTGGTATTTCAGCCGCGTGTCGCCCGGCCACTGGCGCAGGAAGGCGGTGTCGGTGCCGCTGGCCGACGCTGCCGCCGAAGCCGCGGCCACCGCCGTGCCGGGGCGCGCCTCCGGTGTGGACGCGGGGGCTGATGCCGACGGCTGCGCCGGTGCGCTGGCCGACGCGACCTGCGCGGGCGGCACGGGTGGCTCGGTCGCGTGGGGCGTTTCGGCCCACGCTGGCGCTTCGCTGGCGGCCGGTTCCTCGGCCGAGGCCGCGGGGGGTGGGCGCCTGCGCCACCTGGGGCGGTTCAGCCGCGGACGTCTTTGCTTTGTTTTTAGGAGCGGCCTTCGCAGTAGTAATGCGCGCGCTGGGCCGATTCGGCTTGGCGGCTGGCGCGGCGGGCGTCACCGCCACGGCGGCCGGGGGCGCTTCGGGCGCGATGGTGCGGGTGTAGAAGGGCGGGGCCACGTCCTTCAGGATGCTGGGCGGTCGCAGCAGCAGCGACAGGGCGACCCAGGCCAGCGCATGCAACACCACCACCAGCACGGTGGTGACCAGCAGGGCGCGCGCCTGCCGTGCGGGACGGGGCGTCAGCGGGCGGGCCACGCGCTGGCGTCGGCGTGCTCGCGCGCGGCGAGGCGCCAGGTGGTGGATTTTTCAGGCAGCGCCAGCGGCAGGCGCAGCAGGCGCCGGTCGCGCGCCACCAGCGCCGTGACCTGGCGCGCCATGCCGGCGTACAGCGGCAGGTCGTCCAGCTTGGTCAGGCGCCAGGCCGATACCTCGGTGGCGTCGGCATTCTTGGTGCGCGGCGTGGCGGGCACTTCCACACCCAGCCATTCGTCGCCCGCGGCCAGCCCGGCCTGCGCGGCGGCGCTGCCGTCCAGCACCATCTTCAGCGTGACGAGGCCGTCGCCCTCGGCCACGCGCAGGCCCAGCGTCTGCGCCAGTTGCGAAGGCTCTTCCAGCACCTGCACGCCCTGGGCTTGCAGCAGCGCCTTCAGCGGCAGCTCGCCCGTGCCGTGCACCCAGTCGGCGATCTCGCGGTCGAAGCGGCGGCCGGCCACTTCGGCCAGCGTGTGGGCAAAGTCGTCTTCCGTCATCGGGCCGCCCTGGCAGCGCTGCCACAGCGCGCGCATCACCTCGTCCAGCGTGGTGCGGCCTTCCTGGCGCAGGGTCAGGTCGAAGCACAGCGCCACCAGCGCGCCCTTGGTGTAGTAGCTGATGGTGCTGTTGGGCGTGTTCTCGTCCGGGCGGTAGTAGCGCAGCCAGGCGTCGAAGCTGGCCTGCGCCACCGACTGCACCTGCCGGCCCGGCGCCTGCAGCACCTGGTTCACGGTCTTGGTCAGCAGCTTGAGGTAGCCCGCGTCGTCCAGCAGGCCGGCGCGGCGCAGCAGCAGGTCGTCGTAATAGCTGGTGAAGCCTTCGAAGAACCACAGCAGGCGCGTGTGGTTCTCGCTCTGATAATCGTAGCGCGTGAACTCGGCGGGGCGCAGGCGCTTGACGTTCCAGGCATGAAAGTATTCGTGGCTGATCAGGCCCAGCAGCGTGATGTAGCCGTCGCCCACGCGCGCCGCGCTGGCGGGCGAATCGTGCCGCGGCAGATCGCGCCGGCCGCAGATCAGCGCCGTGCTGGCGCGGTGTTCCAGCCCGCCGTAGCCGTCGTCGATCACGTTCAGCAGGAACACGTAGCGCTTGAACGGCGGCTTGCCCCCGCCGTGCCAGAAGCGGACGGCCGCTTCGCAAACCTGTTGCGTGTCGCGCAGCAGCCGCGCGCCGTCAAACGAAGCGGGCGCGCCGCTGACCACCAGGCGGTGCGGCACGCCAGCAACGCGAAAATCGCCCTGCCAGAAAGCGCCCATCTCGACCGGGTGGTCGACCAGTTCGTCGTAGCCGTCCGCGCGGTAGCGGCCGAAGCCGCGCGCGTCGACCGTCACTGGCGTCATCGACGTTGCCAGCCGCCAGTCGCGCCGGCCCGCGGGCGCGCGGACGGTGAGCTCGTGCGCCTCGTCTTCTTGCCCGTGCACGCGCAGCAGCAGGCTGGTGCCGTTGAAGAAGCCGCGCGCATCGCCCAGCCAGGCGGTGCGCACCGACGCGTCGAAGGCGTAGACCTCGTAGTTCAGCGTCAGCGCCCGGCGCGGGTCGCAGTCGATGTCCCAGGTGGCCTTGTCGATCTGGCGGCAGGGCAGTTCGGCGGCGCCCTGCGTGGCGTGCAGGGGCTGCAGGTGGCGCGCGAATTCGCGGATCAGGTAGCTGCCGGGGATCCACGCCGGCAGCGACACGCGCTGCGTGGCCACCGGCCGCGCAATGACGATGCGCACGCCAAAGCGGTGGCCCGCCAGGCTGGCCACGCGCACCTCATGGCGCACCGGCGCGGGCGGCGGTGGCGTGGAAGCGGTGGGTCGGCGAGCCACGGGCAAACGGGCGTCAGCGCTTGGCCAGCAGCTCCTCGAGCTGCTGCGTGTTGATGGCGCCCGGCACGCGCGAGCCGTTTTCGAACACCAGTGTCGGCGTGCCGGTGATGCGGTACTTGCGCGCAAACGCCAGGTTGGCGTCCAGCGCCTCGGTGTTGCAGGCGGCTTCGCCCTTGGGGGCTTGCTCGCGCAGCATCCAGTCGTCCCAGATCTTGGTCTTGTCGGCGCTGCACCAGACCTGGCGCGACTTGGTGACCGAGTCGGCCCCCAGGATCGGGATCAGGAAGGTGTAGACGGTGACGTTGTTGATCTTGGCCAGGTCTTTCTCGAAGCGCTTGCAGTAGCCGCAGTTGGGGTCGGCAAACACCGCCAGCTTGCGCTTGCCGTTGCCGCGCACGGTGGTGAAGGCGTTCTTCAGCTGCAGGTCCTTGAAGTCGATGGCCGTGAGCTTCTCGACGCGCTCTTCCGTCAGGTTCTTGCGCGTCTTGGTGTCCAGCAGGTTGCCGTGCAGCAGGTAGTTGCCTTCGGCGTCGGTGTACAGGATTTCGGTGCCGACGCGCACTTCGAACAGGCCGTTCATTGGCGTCTTGCGCACTTCGTCGATGTCGGCCAGGCCCGGCACGCGGTCGGCCAAGTTCTTGCGGATGGTGGCCTCTTGGGCGGCCGCGACAAGCGGCAGCGCTAAGGCCAGGGCCGTCAGGCCGGTGCGCAGCAAAGCAAAAGGTTTCATGGTATGAATTCGGTCAGACAGACAAAAAGACAGGTGAGAGCGGCGCAGGCGTCAGGCAGTTCCCATCGCCAGCCGGGCGATGCGGCGCTTGATCGGTCCGCTGGCATCAAAGGCGGCCATGCCCCAGTTGCGCAGCAGCACGGCGGCCGGCTCGGCGCGGCCAAACAGTTGCTGCAGGCCGTCGGTGGCCAGGCTCATGCGCAGCCAGTCGCCCTGGCGGGCGCGCTCGTAGCGGCGCAGCAGCTTCAAATCGTTGACGGGCCGCCAGGCCTCGCGCTCGCCCAGCACGCGCGCCAGTTCTGCGGCATCGCCCAGGCCGACGTTGAGGCCCTGGCCGGCCAGCGGGTGCATGGCATGGGCGGCGTCGCCCGCCAGCGCAAAGCTTTCGCCCGGCCGGCCTGGCATGGCGCCCACCCAGCGCGTGGCGCGCGCCAGCAGCAGCGGCCAACTGGCCCGCGGCGCGATGAGCTGCACCGCACCCAGCGCCTGTCCGCTGATGTCGTGCAGGCGCGCGGCGAAGGCGGCGTCGTCCAGCCCCTGCAGCTCGGCCACGCGTTCGGTGCGCACCGACCAGACCACGGCGACCTGGTGGCCTTGTGCGCCGTCCAGCGGCAGGAATGCCACGATGTCGCCATCGGCCGTGAACCACTGGCGCGCCACCTGGCCGTGCGGGCGCTCGCAGTCCAGCCGTGTGGCGATGGCGTGCTGCGGGTAGCGCGTGGTGTCGAATTCGACGCCCAGTTCGGCGCGGGTGCGGCTGGCGCGGCCTTCGCACACCACGGTGAGCGGCGCGGCGACCGGCGCGGTCACGCAGTCGATATCACTTTGATAGCGCACCGCCTCGGCCAGCAGGCGCTCGAGCGCGGGTACGTCGACGATCCAGTTGAGCGCGGGCACGTCCAGTGCATCGGCGCTGAACTCGGTCGCGCCGCTTTGATCGCCGTGCACCTGCATGGCCAGCACCGGCGTCGCAGCGCGCTCGTCGGGCCAGCAGCGCAGGCCTTGCAGCAGCGTGCGTGAGGCGGGGCTGAGCGCGTACGCCCGCACGTCGCCATGCCCGCTGGCCGGGTCGGCCGCCGGCGAGACCAGGGCCACGCGCAGGCGCTGGCGCGCCAGCAGCAGGGCCAGCGTGCGGCCCACGATGCCCGCGCCGCGAATGCATACGTCATGAGTGGAAGCGGCCATGCGGGCCATTGTAGGCGGCGCCCATGGCCGACAATGGGCCGCTTCATCCCTTTTGGCCCAACGACGCCGATGAGCTCCACGCCTACCCCTGCCGACCTGCAAGCCACCCTGAGCGGGTTGTTCGTCCACCCCGTCAAATCCTGCGCCGGCGTGGCGCTGCGCGAGGCGCAGCTGACGGACACCGGACTCGACCTGGACCGGGCCTGGATGGTGGTCGACGCGCAGGGCCGCTTCGTCACCCAGCGCGACGCGCCGCGCATGGCGCTGGTGCGGCCGCAGATCAGGCGCCTGGAAGTCGTGC
It includes:
- the xdhA gene encoding xanthine dehydrogenase small subunit, with the protein product MSLTTLRFVHRGQVRTCVDVPPDRTLLDLLRDDLHCTAPKEGCASGDCGACTITLAERGDDGGLHYRAINSCIRLAHSAHGMAVFTADDIAPDAATLHPAQRAMVECHGSQCGFCTPGFVMSLFTLHQHHGGQPVSRDQALHALSGNLCRCTGYRAILDAAQTMHHWPNAPVDEAALLQKLEQLAHAGPAPAADSMPNPDAAFYARPATLADLLAWRAAHPQALLAAGTTDVGLWITKQHRRYAQIIDVTRVAELRRLERTEGALRIGAAVPLTDAFDALAQDRPRLAPFFDRFAGLPVRASGTLGGNVANGSPIGDSMPLLIALGATLVLAGPQGERRMGLEDFYLAYRKTALAPDEVLACIEVPLPAANEWLSADKISKRFEDDISAVCLAVALQIDGGVIRAARVGAGGVAAVPARAVQTEAALVGQPARQATFDAACAVLQAEFQPISDMRASQAYRRAVLGNLLRRAWAQSQPGALRLGELAPETLP
- the xdhB gene encoding xanthine dehydrogenase molybdopterin binding subunit, translated to MSDSPFHSAPYAARSADAPVSRDAGSSGVPSSAPEDVGARAGPAAPAAPAVGDAPSCGTSPPHESARAQVQGLAPYVDDVPEPRGTLHAAPILSPVAHGRLLGMDASDALARPGVRAIVLAADIPGDPVLATFVHDEAIFARDVVQHVGQVVGLIVADTVQAARHAARAVKLDIAPLPAVLTIEQAMAVQSFVLPPVTVARGDAPAALAQSAHRLQGRFAVGGQEHFYLEGQIALAVPREQDQWHILSSTQHPGEVQHWVAHALGIDNHRVSVECRRMGGGFGGKETQAGHMAVWAALAARKTGAPVKLRLDRDDDFMITGKRHPFAYDYDVGFDDQGRITGLALDMMANCGFSADLSGPVADRAVFHADNAYYLGDVVIRSFRCKTNLQSHTAFRGFGGPQGVIAIETILGDIARTLGKDALDVRLANLYGPRGATERCTTHYQMRVDDNILHELLPELERLAKYRQRQQAIDAWNARQPHLKRGMAITPVKFGISFTATLFNQAGALVHVYTDGSVQVNHGGTEMGQGLHTKVAQVVADELGVPLARVLVTASATDKVPNASATAASSGTDLNGKAAQAAARTVRDNLAAFVCGLDGCGAGAVEFRGGKIVTPKAERAFADVVKAAYANRIQLWSDGFYRTPKIHYDKTTLTGRPFFYFAYGAACSEVAIDTLTGEYRVLAVDILHDVGRSINPAIDVGQIEGGFVQGAGWLTTEELVWNEQGALTTKAPSTYKIPAAGDVPPHFAVHLWPEANAEDTVFRSKALGEPPFMLAISVWEAMRQAVAAARADGKPVQMDAPATPERVLRAVSGAW
- a CDS encoding enoyl-CoA hydratase, which produces MAYEFITTRTEGDKVGVITLNRPKQLNALSPALMVELGQALKAFDADDAIGCIIITGNEKAFAAGADIGAMATYTFADVYRDDYITRDWETIRSIRKPVIAAVSGFALGGGCELAMMCDFIIAADNAKFGQPEIKLGIIPGAGGTQRLPRAVGKSKAMDLALTGRMMDATEAERAGLVSRVVPLDKLMDEALGAALMISGYGRMAVMAAKECVNKAFEGTLADGVMFERRLFHALFATADQKEGMDAFVNKRAAVFKNQ
- a CDS encoding enoyl-CoA hydratase-related protein; translation: MNTPAPGAAAEPAVLFAREGATAVLTLNRPASLNSFTRQMHHDLWAALDQVEADKSIRALVLTGAGRAFCAGADLSEFDFAAGDDIMFRADPGPVIDQAFNPTTRRLMAVRVPTVCAVNGVAAGAGASVAMACDIAIAAPGASFIQAFSKIGLVPDSGGTWLLPQRVGLARAMALCMTGDKLGAADAKAMGMIWDVADDAVAAAKAMAERLAAMPTKALVATRALLRGAHTHSLDEQLDLERDVQSRLGFTHDYIEGVTAFLQKRPAQFKGE
- the paaI gene encoding hydroxyphenylacetyl-CoA thioesterase PaaI, producing the protein MSSHLTDVEAQQLARRVGESMYALDAASKDTMGMELLACAPGRATMRMVVRPLHLNGHKICHGGFIFTLADSTFAYACNSRNHNTVANGCSIEFLRPAHEGDVLTAEGFEQSLAGRHGIYDIRVSNQKGQTVALFRGKSTQISGTVIPADEPPKETS
- the paaK gene encoding phenylacetate--CoA ligase PaaK, giving the protein MSAASFPLEPIEKASIDELRALQLQRLQWSLKHAYDHSPIYRAKFDEAGVHPDDCKQLSDLAKFPFTTKKDLRDSYPFGMFAVPRAQCARIHASSGTTGKPTVVGYTLKDIDTWAGVVARSIRASGARPGDMVHISYGYGLFTGGLGAHYGAEKLGLTVVPFGGGQTEKQIQLIQDFKPEIIMVTPSYMLAIADEIERMGIDPRSTSLRTGIFGAEPWTNEMRSAIEQRMGIDAVDIYGLSEVMGPGVANECVETKDGPTIWEDHFYPEIIDPDTGEVLPDGAEGELVFTSLTKEALPIIRYRTRDLTRLLPGTARTMRRMQKITGRSDDMMIIRGVNVFPTQIEELILKRPELSPHYQCVLTREGPMDNLKVAIECAPGVDPAGIAARSAAKLLQHEIKVYVGSSVEIDLKGEGGIERSVGKARRVVDLRKK